A genomic segment from Helicoverpa armigera isolate CAAS_96S chromosome 10, ASM3070526v1, whole genome shotgun sequence encodes:
- the Rtp gene encoding MORN repeat-containing protein 4 homolog, with translation MVDVVDPGVVKTGAYKYEDGTRYVGEWNSKGQKHGMGHLVLPDGTRYDGALIGGLCSGLGVMAFPDGAKYEGEFMQGWFHGHGVFWRADGMKFEGEFRGGRVWGLGLVTFSDGSNGFPRNEGFFQDCRLVRRKRCPEVVQRAQKVAYMARAQCQQM, from the exons ATGGTAGacg TTGTAGACCCAGGGGTAGTGAAGACAGGAGCGTATAAGTACGAGGATGGGACCCGTTATGTTGGTGAATGGAATTCTAAGGGGCAGAAGCATGGCATGGGGCATTTAGTCTTACCTGACGGGACCAGGTACGATGGTGCGTTGATCGGAGGACTGTGCTCTGGATTGGGAGTAATGGCTTTTCCTGATGGTGCCAA ATATGAAGGCGAGTTCATGCAGGGCTGGTTCCATGGCCACGGCGTGTTCTGGCGAGCTGATGGCATGAAGTTCGAAGGAGAATTCCGTGGTGGAAGAGTTTGGGGTCTTG GTTTAGTAACATTCAGCGATGGCAGCAACGGATTCCCTAGAAACGAGGGTTTCTTCCAAGACTGCAGGCTGGTCCGTCGTAAGCGCTGCCCGGAGGTAGTTCAACGTGCCCAGAAAGTTGCATACATGGCGAGAGCTCAGTGTCAGCAGATG